TTGGGGAGGCCCCCTGACCaccatgttctttttttttgtttcatcttgTTGGTACGGTTGTATGGAGCAACTGTGTATAGGGTGAAAATATGTTCTGATTGAGCATGTTTGTACACTTCTGTACCTTTTTGCACACTTCTCTACTGTTATTTGTTCTtgtatgtcttaaaaaaaaaaaaatccaatgaaGATGTTGTTAAaattttttgtatattattaGTTCTAGATCTATTAGAGCAGTACAAAACCATGTATGCTCATATAAATTTGTGGAGCGGACTTGATTTGTCCCTgcattaattaaatgtttattcaCCTTTTCCGTactgtcctcgggtcagattaAAGGCCTGCATCTGCAGACGAACCAACTTGATCCTCAGCTCCGATGACATCAAAAGCAGATTCTCAGATTTGCACTTGAAGCTCTGTCCAGTAGCTGCTGCGAACAGCTTGTCATCTACCACCAAACCTGAGTAAGTCTTATCTGGGAGGGAGAGGATGTATAATAGGgacagttacattttcaatgtttgaaggtttttgttgtttcatatCTGAAAAACCAGCTGTATAtctgtcttctctctttttctctgtctatgTGGTCTTACTGGCACATCCTTGGCAGACAGGCAGAGGAGACACGTGAACAGTCACTTTGTCGACGTAGAAAATATTCTCTTCCTggagacaaaaatacaaagattAAAGCAAAGTGTATGAGCTCTGAGCATGTAGGCCATGCAAATTTTTTCCAAGTAAACAAACAGTTGTATTTCTTTGTAGTGTGACCTCGCAGTGAAGCTGCAAGACACGGATGCTCTGTGCAAATTGATTTTGATCGAAATACTCAAgttcagtacttgagtaaaagtacttggTTACATTCCACTACTGCCTGCATGTCTTTTGACTATGGGAGAAAATGCATTGAGAGGATATTGTGAagtttgttttacctttttgaaGGTGAACTGCAGACTGGCGGTGTTGTCTGGCAgcgtgagagagagaacagCAGCTTCTTTGCCACAGTAACCACCGGCTGTGACTCTGGAggggtccaggttgaaataCCAAGTCTTCTGAACGCACAAAGGAGAGAAATATTGCTTTATCTTACGCAATAGTGTCACAACTCAGTGTCTCCTCtcaatgtatattttattgtcaaaatgGGACAGTATTGCGCTTACCAAGGCACGTTCCACATAAGTATACTTATTGTGGcattaaaaccttttctgattctgattcttgcAACTCATATTGGATACGTGTGAGGGTACCTCAGCCagagtacacacacattttcaaccaACTTTTAACACTTCACAAGGAGATgctgacacaaaaacactaatTAATATAGAAAATTACACAAACGCATGGCgaagcaaacacacagcacactaTTCTAAAATcaacatgacacacacatacacaattctAACCTTCTTTTCAATGACAATGTACTCTGCTCCCATGGTGGCTTTGATACAAGGTTTCCCAACAAGGTTTTTCAGCGTGTAGGTCCCTGTGCacaaaacacgcacacacatgcatacacgcACAAAACCAGACAAATAGCATCAATTTTCTATTGTATATCCCAGTTTTATGCTACTGAGATGTTTCATATGTCAAATTGTGTAATTCTTTTTATACCTTTAGTGTTATTTAAAGAAGTTTTTTCCCTGTGTCTCTTTGTTCTGATATGATCGAATACTTTCTAGGGTTTTCTATGTACTGATAAGCTATGGTTAAATTCTCATAGTTTGAGTTATAACTACATTGTTGCAAGAAACCTGCTCCACAATCATTGCATCTCACAGTTTACAGGTTTCACCATTATGTGCTTGTCACACCTGCTTCAGCTTCCAACAGCAGCGTATAGCCTTTAAGTTATAAAGCACATTAGTGAGTGTTCAGATGCTAtaccttaaaaaaaagcaaagtcaaGCCAATCACCATGCAAGCTTATAGTAggtatttt
This sequence is a window from Etheostoma cragini isolate CJK2018 chromosome 9, CSU_Ecrag_1.0, whole genome shotgun sequence. Protein-coding genes within it:
- the LOC117950009 gene encoding lysosome-associated membrane glycoprotein 3, which translates into the protein MFISFTFTRHSTAAALTQHSITSYFFFSFYFSVLTMMLRDHAHGWSLLFLAAVISDVHLQRNDHSVPPASEFTSEVQIYRPVMHPSEAVPPIGTYTLKNLVGKPCIKATMGAEYIVIEKKKTWYFNLDPSRVTAGGYCGKEAAVLSLTLPDNTASLQFTFKKEENIFYVDKVTVHVSPLPVCQGCANKTYSGLVVDDKLFAAATGQSFKCKSENLLLMSSELRIKLVRLQMQAFNLTRGQYGKGVECWADFSKRAIPIIVGATVVGLFLIAVLTFLFIRDRHRREGYDSL